In one Alnus glutinosa chromosome 14, dhAlnGlut1.1, whole genome shotgun sequence genomic region, the following are encoded:
- the LOC133856899 gene encoding F-box/kelch-repeat protein At1g80440-like has translation MELLSDLPDDVVRDCLIRVSYDQFPTIASVCKGWMVQVQLPEFHRLRKAAGHAQKLIVMVQSTAQPDRNLGLAKYSVHPVHRLTLHEPDTGAWWEMSLPQDPGMYDGLPMFCRLAGFGSFLVVMGGWDPVTWKVSNSVFIYHFLSARWRRGVDMPGGPRTFFGCASDCDGGIVFVAGGHDDEKTALRSAMAYDVAKDEWVVLPDMARERDECKAIFHAGKLHVIGGYCTDMQGRFERSAEAFDVGAWQWDHVEEDYLEAGTCPSACVGVDDGHVYMCRGSDVVASQKGGKWEAVAKLLAEVCNTANTATWGSKLLVMGSAGFCQSYVAYMLDLRSKTWTKLETPWRYVQLGCYLEI, from the coding sequence ATGGAGCTGCTTTCAGATCTACCCGACGATGTCGTCCGAGATTGCTTGATTCGTGTATCCTACGACCAGTTTCCCACCATTGCATCGGTGTGTAAAGGTTGGATGGTCCAGGTTCAGCTTCCGGAGTTTCATCGCTTAAGGAAGGCCGCTGGCCATGCCCAAAAGCTCATTGTCATGGTCCAATCCACCGCCCAACCGGACCGGAATCTCGGACTGGCAAAATATTCTGTTCACCCGGTTCACCGCCTCACTCTTCATGAACCGGATACAGGTGCTTGGTGGGAAATGTCGTTGCCTCAGGATCCGGGGATGTATGACGGGTTGCCGATGTTTTGCCGTTTGGCGGGCTTCGGGTCATTTTTGGTGGTGATGGGCGGGTGGGACCCGGTCACGTGGAAGGTCTCCAATTCGGTGTTCATCTACCATTTTCTTTCTGCCAGGTGGCGGCGTGGGGTTGATATGCCAGGTGGGCCCAGGACATTTTTCGGGTGTGCTTCAGATTGTGATGGTGGGATCGTTTTTGTCGCCGGTGGACATGATGACGAGAAGACGGCATTGAGGTCAGCGATGGCATATGACGTGGCAAAAGACGAGTGGGTTGTGTTGCCAGACATGGCAAGAGAGCGTGATGAGTGCAAGGCGATATTCCACGCTGGCAAGCTCCACGTCATTGGCGGCTATTGTACGGATATGCAAGGCCGGTTCGAGAGGAGCGCCGAGGCGTTTGATGTGGGCGCGTGGCAGTGGGACCATGTGGAGGAGGACTACTTGGAGGCTGGCACGTGTCCGTCGGCCTGTGTTGGTGTTGACGACGGGCATGTGTACATGTGTAGGGGAAGTGATGTGGTGGCATCACAGAAAGGTGGAAAGTGGGAAGCGGTGGCCAAGCTTCTTGCTGAGGTGTGCAATACGGCTAATACAGCCACGTGGGGATCCAAGCTGTTAGTGATGGGGTCTGCAGGATTTTGTCAGTCCTACGTGGCATACATGCTGGATTTGAGAAGTAAGACATGGACGAAGTTAGAGACCCCTTGGAGATATGTTCAATTAGGGTGTTACCTGGAGATTTAG